The sequence GCGAGGCGATCCGGCCGTCCGCGCCCGCCGTGAGGACGAGCCCGGAGGCGGTACGGGCGCCGAGCCACGCGTGTTCGAGCCAGTACGTCAGCGGCACGCCAGCTCCTCCAGTACGTCCGCGAGGGCGGTGACCCCCGCGTGGCAGTCGGCGCGCTCCGCGTGCTCGGCGGGGGCGTGCGAGACGCCGGTCGGGTTGCGTACGAACAGCATGGCGGTCGGGACGGCGGCGGAGAGGATTCCCGCGTCGTGTCCCGCGCCCGTGGGCAGGACGGGGATCTCTCCCCCGTCGGTGCGCAGGACGCGGCCCAGCTCCTCGCGCAGCGCGTGGCCGAACTCGACGACGGGCGTGAAGGACTCGCGTACGACGGCGAGTTCGACGCCCTCGCGCGCGGCGGCCTCGCGCGCGGCCTCCTCGATCGCGGTCACGACCGTGTCCAGGGTCTCCTGGTCGGCGGCGCGCGAGTCGAGCCAGCCGCGGACGAGCGAGGGGATCGCGTTGACGCCGCCGGGGACGACGTGGAGCTTGCCGAAGGTCGCGACGGCCCGCGCGAGCGCGGCCTCGCGGCGCGCGGCGAGGACCGTCTCGGCGTACGGGAGCATCGGGTCGTGGCGGTCCACGAGCCGTGTCGTACCGGCGTGGTTGGCCTCGCCGCGCCAGTCGAAGCGCCAGCGGCCGTGCGGCCAGATGGCGCTGGCGATGCCCACCGGATCGCCGGTCAGGTCGAGGGCCCGGCCTTGTTCGACGTGGAGTTCGACGTAGGCGGAGACGCGGTTCAGGCGCGCGTGGTCGGCGCCGATCGCCTCGGGGTCGAAGCCGGCCCGCTCCATGGCCCGGGGGAGGCTGATGCCGTCCGCGTCGCGGAGCGCGAAGGCGTCCTCCTTGCTCAGGGCCCCGGCGCTGAGGCGTGAGCCGACGCACGCGAGGCCGAAGCGGGCGCCCTCCTCGTCGGCGAAGTTGGTGATCGCGAGGGGCTTGCGGGGCGCCGTGCCACGCGCGCGCAGCGCGTCGAGCGCGGCGAAGGCGGTGACGACGCCGAGGGGGCCGTCGAAGGCGCCGCCGTCGGGCACGGAGTCGAGGTGCGAGCCGGTGACGACGGCGTCCCGGCCCTCGGGGTCGCCGAGCCAGGCCCACTGGTTGCCGTTGCGGTCCTCCTCGTACGCCAGCCCCCGGTCCGCGGCCTGTTGCCGGAACCAGTCGCGGACGTCGCGGTCGGCGCCGGTCCAGGCGAAGCGGCGGTAGCCGCCGCTGTCCTTGTCGCGGCCGAGCGGGGCGAGGGTGTCCCACATGCGGTCGAAGTCGTCGGGGGTACGGGCGGGGGCCGGGGCGGGCGCCGCCCCGGCCGTACCACCGCGCGGGGTGCGCTCGCTCACGCGGCGCCGCCCTCGTGCCCGTCGCCCTCGCGCATCGGGATGCGGACGCCCTTCGCCTCCGCGACGGCCTCCGCCTCCTCGTACCCGGCGTCGACGTGCCGGATGACGCCCATGCCGGGGTCGTTGGTGAGGACGCGGCGGATCTTCTCGGCCGCGAGCGGGGTGCCGTCCGCGACCGTGACCTGACCGGCGTGCAGCGAGCGGCCCATGCCGACGCCGCCGCCGTGGTGGATCGAGACCCAGGAGGCGCCGGAGGCGACGTTGACCATCGCGTTGAGCAGCGGCCAGTCCGCGATGGCGTCCGAGCCGTCCTTCATGGCCTCGGTCTCGCGGTACGGGGAGGCGACGGAGCCCGTGTCCAGGTGGTCGCGCCCGATGACGATCGGGGCCCGCAGCTCGCCCGAGGCGACCATCTCGTTGAAGCGCACGCCCGCCTTGTCGCGCTCGCCCTGGCCGAGCCAGCAGATACGCGCCGGGAGGCCCTGGAAGTGGACGCGCTCCTGCGCCATCTTGATCCAGCGGTGCAGCGACTCGTTCTCGGGGAAGAGGTCGAGGAGCGCCTGGTCGGTCTTGTGGATGTCGCTCGCCTCGCCGGAGAGCGCGGCCCAGCGGAAGGGGCCCTTGCCCTCGCAGAAGAGCGGGCGGATGTAGGCGGGGACGAAGCCGGGGAACGCGAAGGCGCGCTCGTACCCGGCGAGCCGGGCCTCGCCGCGGATCGAGTTGCCGTAGTCGAAGACCTCGGCGCCCGCGTCCTGGAAGCCGACCATCGCCTCGACGTGCTTCGCCATCGCCTCGCGGGAGCGGGTCGTGAACTCGGCGGGCTTCTCCTTGGCGTAGGCCGCCATGTCGGCGAAGTCGACGCCGAGCGGGAGGTAGGCGAGCGGGTCGTGGGCCGAGGTCTGGTCGGTGACGATGTCGATGGGGGCGCCCTCGGCGAGGAGCTGGGGGAGGATCTCGGCGGCGTTGCCGAGCAGGCCGATGGAGAGCGGCTCGCGGCGGTCGCGCGCGGCGGTGGCGAGTTCGAGCGCGTGGGCGACGTTGTCGGCCTTGACGTCGAGGTAGCGGTGCTCGATGCGGCGCTCGATGGCGCGCGGGTCGCAGTCGACGCAGATCGCGACGCCGTCGTTCATCGTGACGGCGAGCGGCTGGGCGCCGCCCATGCCGCCGAGCCCGGCGGTGAGCGTGATGGTCCCGGCGAGGGTGCCGTTGAAACGCTTGGCGGCGACGGCCGAGAAGGTCTCGTACGTGCCCTGGAGGATGCCCTGGGTGCCGATGTAGATCCACGAACCGGCCGTCATCTGGCCGTACATGGTGAGGCCCAGCTCCTCCAGGCGGCGGAACTCGTCCCAGTTCGCCCAGTCGCCGACGAGGTTGGAGTTGGCGATGAGGACGCGCGGCGCCCACTCGTGCGTGCGCATGACGCCGACGGGGCGGCCCGACTGGACGAGCATCGTCTCGTCGTTCTTCAGGGTGCGCAGGGTGCGGATCATCGCGTCGAAGGAGTTCCAGTCGCGGGCGGCCTTGCCGGAGCCGCCGTAGACGACCAGCTCGTCGGGGTGCTCGGCCACCTCCGGGTCCAGGTTGTTCTGGAGCATCCGCAGCGCGGCCTCCTGCTGCCAGCCGAGGGTGCTCAGCTCGGTGCCGCGAGGGGCGCGGACGGGGCGGGGACCGGACATGGGCTGCCTCCTGTGACTCGATTGATTCACATACTCCACTTCTGAATAGCCCTAGTCAATGGCGACAGGGGGTCGCGGCGGCACGACCCTTCCGCCGCCTAAACCCGCCTCATGCAAACAGTTCCTGTCAGTCATGTGTCGGGCGATGGACGTGCGAGGGCGCGCGACGGGTGTGACGCACTCCACGCCGCGCCCCCGAACACCGCCCTGCGCTGGCACTTCGCGACCCGCCCGCACCCGGGGACGGCGTGGCACGCTCCGTGATCGTCATATCTACGTGGCGAAGCAAATCGAACCTAGATACGGTCAACTTCGTACCTGTTGCTGGTTGAAGGGGGAAGAAACATGGACCAGTTGGGACTTGACTTCGACATCACCGTGCCGCGTCGCCTCGTGCACAGGGCCTCGGTCACGGAGGTCTTCCTGACGGACCACAGGCCGCAGGGCAACGGGGCCCTCATCGCGGCGCAGCTCCCGCGGACGCACGACTACTACAACGACCACACGGCCACGCCCGCCAAGTACGACCCGCTGCTCCTCATGGAGGTGCTGCGACAGTGCGGCATCCTCACGGCGCACGAGTACGTCGGCGCGCCCGCCGATTCGAGCTTCGTCTTCGACGGCGCGAGCCTGCGCGTCCTGTGCGCCGAGGCACTGACCATCGGCTCGCGACCGGCCCGCGCCACGGTGGACTTCCAGGTGAAGGAGACGAAGGAGCGCGCGGGCGCCCCCTGCGGTGCCGTGTACGTGGCGCGCCTCGACATCGAGGGCCGGCCGGCGGCCGAAGCCGTGCTGGAGTGCCGCTGGATGCCGCGCCGGGTCTGGCAGAAGCTGCGCGAGCGCAGCCGCTCCGCTCTCGACCTGAGCCCGCGCGCCCGCCTCACCGGGCAGAGACTGCCCGGCTACCTGGTGGGACGGCGCTCCCCGCAGAACGTCGTGCTCGCGGACGCCACCGTCGGCGGGACCACCGGCGAGGGCACCTCCGTCGTCGGGCACGTGGTCGTGGACCAGGGGCACCTCGGCCTCTTCGACCACCCGCTCGACCACATCTCGGGGGCCGTCATGTTCGAGGCGTTCCGGCAGACGGCCCTGTACGCCGCGAGCGAGGTGCACGGGCTCGCCCCGCGCGGCCTCTTCCTGGAGCGGATGGAGACCCGCTTCGTCCGGGTGGCCGAGTTCGAACTGCCCACGGACTGCCGGGCGCGCGTCGGCGCGAGCGACGAGACGGGTGTCTCCGTCGACCTGGAACTCGTCCAGGAGGAACGGGTCACCGCGACGGCGCGGGTGCGCCTGGGGCGTTCGCTGAGCGCCGCCCTCGTGGAGCAGGAGACGGGGCTGGTGAGCGCGTGAGCACCGGCCCACAGGACGGGGCCCGCGGGCGGGCCTCGGACATGATGGTGTGGTTCGACTTCGGCGGCGTCCTCTCACCGCCGCTCGGTGAGCTGTTCCGCGCCTTCGAGAAGAAGACCGGCATCAGCCCCGAGCAACTGCGCCTCGCCATGGAGGACGTCGGGCACGCACTCGGCCTGCCGCCGCTCGCGCCCATCGAGTCCGGCGCGATGCCCGAGGCGGAGTGGACCGCTCTGCTCTCGAAGGCGCTGCGGCAGCGCTGGCCGGGGCTCGACCAGTCGCGCGCCCACTGGGACGCCTTCGGGCGTCAGTGGTTCGAAGGGGTCGAGGTGAACGCCCCGGTGGCCGAAGCGGTACGGCGGCTGGGCGAGGCCGGTTTCCGCGTCGGCGTCCTCTCGAACAACGTCCGCGAGTGGGAGCCGTACTGGCGGGCCATCATCGCGCCCGCCGGAGAGCTGGACTTCGTCGTGGACTCCTGCCTGCACGGCGTCCGCAAGCCCGAACCGGCGATCTTCGCCCTCGCCCAGCGCACCGCGGCGGCCGGGGCCACGGACTGCGTCCTCGTGGACGACCTGGTGGAGAACTGCGCCGCCGCCGAGGCGGCCGGATGGACGGCCGTCCACTTCCGGGACACCGAGCAGGCGCTGCGGGAGCTGAGCGCGGTCACCGGCGTCCGCCTGTGCAGGCTCCCCTGACCCCGTGCCCCGCCCCGTATCCCTCAGAGCCACTTTCCTCCCACTGTCACTGGAGCACCCCATGGCCACCTCCGCGCCTCCGCAGCCGAGCGTCGACGGCATACCGAACCTCGACCCGGTCCCGACCTTCGTCCCCCTCGCCGCGCGCAGCGGCGGCGGTCTCCCGCTGATCGAGCTGCCCAGCGGGCACACCGCCGTCCACCTGACGCGCTACGCCGACGTGCACCGCGTCCTGACCGACCCCAGCTTCGGCCGCACCGCGACCAACGTCGAGGACGGCCCGAGCTTCCTGCCGACGATCATGCCGAAGGAGCTGCTGCTCAACCTCGACATGCCCGACCACTCCCGGATGCGCGGCTTCGTCAACGCCGACTACAGCGTGGCCGGGGTCGAGCGGCTGCGGCCCCTGGTCAGGGAACTCGTGGCGGCCAAGGCGGCCCGCCTGCGCGGGGCGGAGCGCCCCGACCTGTACGCGACGGTGCTCGACACGCTGCCCGCCGAGGTGAACGGGCGCTTCCTCGGCATCCCGGACGCGGACATCGCGTACTACCGCCCGCTCGGGCACACCGTGCAGGTCGCCTCGCACGAGGACGTGCCGGGGCTCGTCGCCGACTTCACCGAGCTGTACACGTACCTCACCGGGCTCGTCACCGGGGCGCGGCCGAGGATCGAGGGCGGCGTGATCGACCGCTTCCTCGCCGCGCGCGACACGGTCGAACCGCCGCTCGACGACGCCGAACTCGTCGGCATCCTGCTCGGTTCCGTCCTCGGGGCCGACCAGAACATCCTGTCGGTCGCGTCGAAGATCGCGTACGTGCTGCTGTGCCGCCCCGTGCTGTGGCAGCGCCTCGCGGCGGAGCCCGGCATCGCGCCCCGGCTCGTGGACGAGCTGATCCGGCTCATCCCGCTCGGCAACATCTCGGCCTTTCCCCGGATCGCGGGTCGCCGGATCGAGCTGGCGGACGGCGTGGTCGAGGAGGGCGACGTGGTCTACCCGGACGCCTTCGCGGCCAACCGCGACCCCGAGGTCTTCCCCGAGCCGCTGCTGATCGACCCGGACCGCACGGGCAAGCGGCACCTCCAGTTCGGCTACGGGATGCACCACTGCATGGGCGCCGCGCTCGCGCGGATGGAGATCGCCGAGCTGCTCACGACGCTCGCGGCGGAGTTCCCCACGCTCACGCTCGACACCGACCCGGCCGGGCTCACCTGGGACAGCGGGGTCATCCTGCGCCGCCCGGTGACGCTGCCGGTGCGCTGGTAGTCCTCGCGCGGGACGTCACGCTGCCGGGAGCCCCGCCGCTCCCGGCAGCGTCCCGTTCGCGGGCAGCGGCTCGGCTCCCGGCAGAGGGCCGCTCCCGGGCAGCGTCTCGTTCCCGGGCAGCGGCTCGTTCTCCGCGACGAGGCGGAGCAGGCCGGGGAAGCGCTGCTCGATGTCCTCGCGGCGCAGCCGGGCGCTGCGGCTGTTGCCCCGGTCCACCTGCCGGACGAGACCGGCTTCTCGCAGGATGCGGAAGTGGTGCGTACGGGTGGACTTGCCCACGGGCAGGCCGAAGGACGTGCACGTGCGCTCGGTGTCCTGCGGCTGCCGTACGAGGGTCGCGATGACGTGGTAACGCAGCGGGTCGGAGAGCGCTTTGAGCACCGCCTGGAAGTCGAACTCCTCGACGTTCGGGTGGCCTTCGGCATCGGGCATGGCTGCGGCTCCGGGTGGATGAAGTTGAAAACTATACGTTCCAATCCAAGGTACTACTTGCGTGGGACCTTGCGAACATGTCAGGGTGAGGTTCGATAAAAACCGTACCTCTGCGGAGCGCGTCACACCCGCGGAGGCCGCGGCCCTCCCCGCGGCGTCCCGTCGCCGCGCCACCGCCCTCGCACCGTCCCCCGGGGCCGCACCGCCGCCCCGCGTCTCACCTCCGGAGTTCTCCGTGGCCTCACCCACCGCTGACCCGACCCGCCCCGCACAGGCACCGCCCGAACCGGTCAAGGACGCCCCGGCCGGCCCGGGGAAACTGACCCTGATCGCCGTGCTGCTCGCGGTCTTCGTCGTCCCCACCTCGATCTCCGGGACGGCCGTCGCGCTCCCGGACATCGGCGCCGGAACCGGTGCCGCGCAGGGCTCGGCCTCCCTCCAGTGGGTCGTCAACGCCTTCAACCTCGCCTTCGCCTGCTTCACCCTCGTGTGGGGCAGCCTCGCCGACCTCATCGGCCGCATCCGGGCCTTCGCGCTGGGGGCGGCCGTCTTCGCCCTCGCCTCGCTGGCCTGCGCGGTCGCGCCCAACGTGTACGTGCTCGACGGGGCCCGCGCGCTCGCGGGTCTCGGCGGCGCCGCGATCTTCGCCTGCGGCAGCGCGATCATCTCCTCCGCCTTCGAAGGACCGGCCAGGGCCAAGGCGTTCGCGCTCTTCGGCACCGTCGCCGGGGTCGGCGTGGCCCTCGGCCCGACCGTCTCGGGGCCGGCCGTGGACGCGCTCGGCTGGCGCTGGATCTTCGGGCTCCAGGCGATCGTCCTGGCGGTCGTGCTCGCCTGCGTCCCCGTGATCGCCCGGAGCGTGCGCGAGCCCGTCGGCGGCGGCGGTCGCCTGGACGTGCGCGGCGCGGTCGTCTTCGTCCTCGCCATGGCGGCGCTCACGTACGCCATCGTGCAGGGCTCGGCGTGGGGCTGGGCCTCGGCCGGGACGCTCGGCCTGCTGCTCGCCTCGCTCGTGCTCTTCGGCGCCTTCGGGGCGCTCGCGAAGCGGACGGCGGCCCCGCTCCTGGACCTCTCCGTCATCCGCGACCGCCGCTTCCTCGCGTACACGCTGGTGCCCGTCGCCGCCTCCTTCGGCTTCGTCACCCAGCTCACCTACCTGCCGTCGTACCTCGCGACCGTCGCCGACTACAGCGCCTCGGCCGCCGGCACGACGATGCTCCTGCTCACGATCCCCGTGCTCGTCCTGCCGATGGTGGGCGCCAAGCTCGTGGAGCGCGGCACCTCGCCGCTCGCCGTCGTCTTCGCCTCGCTCCTGTGCCTCGTCGTCGGCGACCTCGCCCTGCTGGTGCTCGGCCCGGACACCTCGCTCGCCGTGATGGCCCCCGCGATGCTCGTGACCGGTGCCGGTATGGGCCTGTCCGCCGGTCTCGTCGACGGCCAGGCGCTCGCCATGATCGAGCCCGCGAAGGCCGGGATGGCCGCGGGCTTCCTCAACACGCTCCGGCTCGGCAGCGAGGCCATCGCCGTCGCCGTCTTCGGCTCCGTCCTCGCCTCGCTCGCCGCGTCGGACGGCTCCGGCTCCGGAACCTCCTCGTACAACGACGCCTTCCACGTCCTGCTGTGGGTCATGGCCGGGGTGTGCCTCCTGCTCGGCCTGCTCGTCGTCTCGCTCGCGCGCGGCGGCGACCGGGGCGAGGACGCCGAGGTGAGCACGCCTTGAGCCCCGACCCGTCGCGTCCCCGCGCTCCGCTCTCCTGCGAGGTCGCCGTCGTCGGCGGCGGCCCCGTGGGCATGCTGCTCGCCGCCGAACTGGCCCACCACGGCATCGCCGTGACCGTGATCGAGCGCAACGAGCGGACGCTCGACGTGCCCAAGGCCGGGACGCTCCACGCCCGCACCGCGCAGTCGCTGCGCAGGCGCGGCTACCTCGAGGGCCCCGAGCCGACCACCGCGCTCCTGGACTCCGAGAACGCCGACGGCTTCCACTTCGCGGGGCTTCCCGGGCTCACCATCACGGGCCCCGCCGTGGAGGGCGAGCCGATCGTGGGGCGCTCCCAGGGCGACCTGGAGCGGCTCTTCGAGCGCGTCGCCCTGGAGCGCGGGGCGACCGTCCTGCGCGGGCACCGGGTCACGGCGCTGCACGGGGGCGGGGACGGGACGGGTCCGGCTCTCACCGTCGAGGCGTGCGGGAGCGGCGCCCCGCCCCGCACGCTCACCGCCGCGTACGTCATCGGCGCGGACGGTGCCCGCAGCCTCGTCCGCGAGGCGGCGGGCGTCACGAGCGAGGAGCACGCGCCGCACACCCAGGCCGTACTCGGCCTCGTCGACCTCGACGCGCCCTTCCGGGCACCGGCGGGCTGGACCCCGACCGAGCGCGGCTGGACGGTCATCGGCCCCAATCCGTACGGGCCGAGCCGTGTCGCCGCCTTCGACTTCGGGGGGCCGCACCCCGACCGGCGCACGCCGCTCACGCTCGAAGAACTGCACGCCACCGTCTCGCGCATCGCGGGCCGGGACATCCCGATGCGCAACGCGCGCTTCCTGGACCGCTTCAGCGACTACTCCCGGCTCACCCACACCTACCGCGCCGGCCGGGTCCTCCTCGCGGGCGACGCCGCCCACGTCCACTTCCCGGTCGGCGGCCAGGGCCTCAACCTCGGCATCCAGGACGCCGTCAACCTCGCCTGGAAGCTCGCCCTGCACCTGCGCGGCTGGCCCAGCCCGTGGCTGCTCGACAGCTACACCGCCGAACGCCGCCCCCCGGCGGCCCGCACCATCGCGAACACCCGGGCCCAGCTCGCGCTCATGACCCCCGGCGCCACGCACGATCCGCTGCGCGAGCTGTTCACCCGGCTCCTGCGGCTCCCGGACGTCAGCCGCCACCTCGGCGACATGATCAGCGACCAGGACGTCCAACTGCCGCGCAACGCCGACCAGTCGCCCCTGACCGGGCTCTTCCTGCCGAACCTGCCGCTCACCGTCGAGCGGCGGCCGACGAGCGTGGCGCGGCTCCTGCGCCCGGGGCGGCTCCTCCTGCTCGTCCTGGACCAGGGGACCGAGGAGACGCTGCGCAAGGCGCTCGCGCCCTGGGACGAGGTCGTCGACGTCGTCCCCGCGACGAGCGAGGCGGAACTCCCGCTGCGCGCCGCGCTCCTGCGCCCCGACGGCTACCTCGCCTGGGTGGACGACGGGAACGGGGCGGGCGCGGCCGGGCTGGAGGCCACGCTCGACACGTACCTCGGCCGCCGCGACTGACCCGCCCGCCGCGTCTGAAACGTCCGCCCCGCCGCGCCCGCCCCGGCCCCGCGATCCGGCCGTCGCGGGCCCCCGCCCCGGCCCCCACGCCGCCGCCCGCACGCCCCGCGCCCCCACGTCTCCGCCCCGTCCTCGTCCCTGACCCGTCCTCGGAGGCACCGTCATGACCGGCACCCGTATCACCGCTCTCGGGCACTACCAGCCCTCACGGGTACTCACCAACCAGGACCTCGCGGAACTGGTCGACACGAACGACGC comes from Streptomyces sp. Tu6071 and encodes:
- a CDS encoding allantoate amidohydrolase — translated: MWDTLAPLGRDKDSGGYRRFAWTGADRDVRDWFRQQAADRGLAYEEDRNGNQWAWLGDPEGRDAVVTGSHLDSVPDGGAFDGPLGVVTAFAALDALRARGTAPRKPLAITNFADEEGARFGLACVGSRLSAGALSKEDAFALRDADGISLPRAMERAGFDPEAIGADHARLNRVSAYVELHVEQGRALDLTGDPVGIASAIWPHGRWRFDWRGEANHAGTTRLVDRHDPMLPYAETVLAARREAALARAVATFGKLHVVPGGVNAIPSLVRGWLDSRAADQETLDTVVTAIEEAAREAAAREGVELAVVRESFTPVVEFGHALREELGRVLRTDGGEIPVLPTGAGHDAGILSAAVPTAMLFVRNPTGVSHAPAEHAERADCHAGVTALADVLEELACR
- the hutU gene encoding urocanate hydratase; translation: MSGPRPVRAPRGTELSTLGWQQEAALRMLQNNLDPEVAEHPDELVVYGGSGKAARDWNSFDAMIRTLRTLKNDETMLVQSGRPVGVMRTHEWAPRVLIANSNLVGDWANWDEFRRLEELGLTMYGQMTAGSWIYIGTQGILQGTYETFSAVAAKRFNGTLAGTITLTAGLGGMGGAQPLAVTMNDGVAICVDCDPRAIERRIEHRYLDVKADNVAHALELATAARDRREPLSIGLLGNAAEILPQLLAEGAPIDIVTDQTSAHDPLAYLPLGVDFADMAAYAKEKPAEFTTRSREAMAKHVEAMVGFQDAGAEVFDYGNSIRGEARLAGYERAFAFPGFVPAYIRPLFCEGKGPFRWAALSGEASDIHKTDQALLDLFPENESLHRWIKMAQERVHFQGLPARICWLGQGERDKAGVRFNEMVASGELRAPIVIGRDHLDTGSVASPYRETEAMKDGSDAIADWPLLNAMVNVASGASWVSIHHGGGVGMGRSLHAGQVTVADGTPLAAEKIRRVLTNDPGMGVIRHVDAGYEEAEAVAEAKGVRIPMREGDGHEGGAA
- a CDS encoding ScbA/BarX family gamma-butyrolactone biosynthesis protein, with translation MDQLGLDFDITVPRRLVHRASVTEVFLTDHRPQGNGALIAAQLPRTHDYYNDHTATPAKYDPLLLMEVLRQCGILTAHEYVGAPADSSFVFDGASLRVLCAEALTIGSRPARATVDFQVKETKERAGAPCGAVYVARLDIEGRPAAEAVLECRWMPRRVWQKLRERSRSALDLSPRARLTGQRLPGYLVGRRSPQNVVLADATVGGTTGEGTSVVGHVVVDQGHLGLFDHPLDHISGAVMFEAFRQTALYAASEVHGLAPRGLFLERMETRFVRVAEFELPTDCRARVGASDETGVSVDLELVQEERVTATARVRLGRSLSAALVEQETGLVSA
- a CDS encoding HAD family hydrolase, whose amino-acid sequence is MSTGPQDGARGRASDMMVWFDFGGVLSPPLGELFRAFEKKTGISPEQLRLAMEDVGHALGLPPLAPIESGAMPEAEWTALLSKALRQRWPGLDQSRAHWDAFGRQWFEGVEVNAPVAEAVRRLGEAGFRVGVLSNNVREWEPYWRAIIAPAGELDFVVDSCLHGVRKPEPAIFALAQRTAAAGATDCVLVDDLVENCAAAEAAGWTAVHFRDTEQALRELSAVTGVRLCRLP
- a CDS encoding cytochrome P450, with translation MATSAPPQPSVDGIPNLDPVPTFVPLAARSGGGLPLIELPSGHTAVHLTRYADVHRVLTDPSFGRTATNVEDGPSFLPTIMPKELLLNLDMPDHSRMRGFVNADYSVAGVERLRPLVRELVAAKAARLRGAERPDLYATVLDTLPAEVNGRFLGIPDADIAYYRPLGHTVQVASHEDVPGLVADFTELYTYLTGLVTGARPRIEGGVIDRFLAARDTVEPPLDDAELVGILLGSVLGADQNILSVASKIAYVLLCRPVLWQRLAAEPGIAPRLVDELIRLIPLGNISAFPRIAGRRIELADGVVEEGDVVYPDAFAANRDPEVFPEPLLIDPDRTGKRHLQFGYGMHHCMGAALARMEIAELLTTLAAEFPTLTLDTDPAGLTWDSGVILRRPVTLPVRW
- a CDS encoding ArsR/SmtB family transcription factor — its product is MPDAEGHPNVEEFDFQAVLKALSDPLRYHVIATLVRQPQDTERTCTSFGLPVGKSTRTHHFRILREAGLVRQVDRGNSRSARLRREDIEQRFPGLLRLVAENEPLPGNETLPGSGPLPGAEPLPANGTLPGAAGLPAA
- a CDS encoding MFS transporter; this encodes MASPTADPTRPAQAPPEPVKDAPAGPGKLTLIAVLLAVFVVPTSISGTAVALPDIGAGTGAAQGSASLQWVVNAFNLAFACFTLVWGSLADLIGRIRAFALGAAVFALASLACAVAPNVYVLDGARALAGLGGAAIFACGSAIISSAFEGPARAKAFALFGTVAGVGVALGPTVSGPAVDALGWRWIFGLQAIVLAVVLACVPVIARSVREPVGGGGRLDVRGAVVFVLAMAALTYAIVQGSAWGWASAGTLGLLLASLVLFGAFGALAKRTAAPLLDLSVIRDRRFLAYTLVPVAASFGFVTQLTYLPSYLATVADYSASAAGTTMLLLTIPVLVLPMVGAKLVERGTSPLAVVFASLLCLVVGDLALLVLGPDTSLAVMAPAMLVTGAGMGLSAGLVDGQALAMIEPAKAGMAAGFLNTLRLGSEAIAVAVFGSVLASLAASDGSGSGTSSYNDAFHVLLWVMAGVCLLLGLLVVSLARGGDRGEDAEVSTP
- a CDS encoding FAD-dependent monooxygenase, with the protein product MSPDPSRPRAPLSCEVAVVGGGPVGMLLAAELAHHGIAVTVIERNERTLDVPKAGTLHARTAQSLRRRGYLEGPEPTTALLDSENADGFHFAGLPGLTITGPAVEGEPIVGRSQGDLERLFERVALERGATVLRGHRVTALHGGGDGTGPALTVEACGSGAPPRTLTAAYVIGADGARSLVREAAGVTSEEHAPHTQAVLGLVDLDAPFRAPAGWTPTERGWTVIGPNPYGPSRVAAFDFGGPHPDRRTPLTLEELHATVSRIAGRDIPMRNARFLDRFSDYSRLTHTYRAGRVLLAGDAAHVHFPVGGQGLNLGIQDAVNLAWKLALHLRGWPSPWLLDSYTAERRPPAARTIANTRAQLALMTPGATHDPLRELFTRLLRLPDVSRHLGDMISDQDVQLPRNADQSPLTGLFLPNLPLTVERRPTSVARLLRPGRLLLLVLDQGTEETLRKALAPWDEVVDVVPATSEAELPLRAALLRPDGYLAWVDDGNGAGAAGLEATLDTYLGRRD